ctaatcttgcaacaggagcaaaagtttcatcaaaatcaataccttctacctgtgtgtacccttgtgccaccaatcgagccttgtttctcacaattgtaccgaactcatcacttttatttttaaataaccactttgttccaattacatttataccttttggtcttcggaccaaaatccataccttgttgcgaacaaattggttgagttcctcttgcattgcattgagtcattcctcaaaggtcatggcttccttcacatttttcggttcatattgagaaacaaaacaaagaaagctgattaaattaacataccttctgcgagttaccatgctttcttcaagatttccaagaatgagatcttttggatgattcaatttgactctggtgcttggttctttctgaatagaatcagtgatgatgtttggatgagtcaagatagacggttctggttctccagtttcagttgcgatgcagattcgtcatttgcggcATCGTAAATGGGTTCTGCCGCATCGGGATCCTTTTGCTGCTTCTGGAGgagcatccatgagactatctatcttggcttctgtggaaaactctgaaaaatctctaaaatcatcaacaaccacattagctgattccaaaacagtttgagttctcatgttataaacacaatcggacccatcggaccccaaggtccgaccgtcttttaattttttttttctgcgatttgagagagagaggaagaaagaggtccgatggtcggaccttggggtccgatgggtccgacaatcggacccatcggaccccaaggtccgaccgtcttttaaattttttttttcctgcgatttgagagagagaggggaagagagaggtccgatggtcgaaccatggggtccgatgggtccgattggtcggaccccatcggacctcatggtccgaccatcggacctggggtgtgggattcttgggaccggccgagatagagagagaaagagagatgctgtgagagtttgggggtatttttggggttttgaaaaaaaaggtatagtttttttagggtttaaattattggtttagaaatcaaattttttgattttctaagtatagaaaatcaaatttcccttttataattacataaaatttattaaaaatatttactaataattacactaaatgttcatatatatatttttatttgtgatTAAGATGATtgaattaaacttttttttttttaaaataatcaaaatatattaaaattctaaaaaagaagaacataacattattctaaatatctaataaatatTAAGCTAACAATTAATCTTAAATTATAGTTCAACTAAAATATTTAACAGAACAAAAGCCATTTTattaacatattatatatatataatatcaattttaaatttttatcacaactaaaatatttaatacatttaaaaaaaaaaaaaaaaaaaaaaaaaacatactttAGACAAATGAAAATTTGTGAACTTCTTATCCAATAAACCGAATTTCAAaagagattttttctaatatagactaaaaatagatgaaatttacatttatgaccccaaaaaaggaaataaacaaaaatggaaaTTATAAAGTTGTTAATTACAAAAATGGCGGCTGAGAAAACGGAAAGGGAAACTTCATCTTCTTCGTGACCCAGCCGCAGCTTCTTCGTGACCCAGCCGTCCAACCCCAACAACCCAATCTCAAccatttttcttccaaaaaccAGCAAAATCAAATTCAATTCAAAATGTAGCACTCCTAGGAAACAAGCTGAATCCCGAAAATCCAAAATCAAAaacgaaaaggaaaaaaaaaaccaggaaacctccattgatgtacaaaaaaaactcaaaaacaacaatCATTGAACAAAGAAATCGCGATCAGAGGAGAAGAACCGAGTAGAAGGAGAGCTGGAAATCAAAGAAACTCACCCATGATTGAATCAGAAGGAGAATTGAAGgtaaacaaattttttaatgaACGTGAAAAAAATTTTTAGTGTAGATGAATAgaaatttgatattaattgatgaaaaccggattaaattgaaataataatgaaatattgatgaatctgagaaaaaaacaacaacggtttgcatgaaaataaacattaagGCATATAAATAGTTGCTACAGTGTTTTATTCTGAAACTGTTGTTTACAAGTTGTTTTACAGTGGAATAATAGTTGTTTGGGATCTACAAACTGGAAAATATGAATCTACTGttattaattggtgatcagtTTTGAAATAGTTGTTTGATAGTTGATTTAACCTATATAAATAGTCGGTCAGATGAAAGTGTTAGATGCATAAGTTATTGTTGGAAATAGTTGTTTATTGGTTGTTTTGAcagattaaaatagttgttTGCAACTACAAAAACTGaaccaagtaaataatttacattatttcaGGAAACGGAACCATTACAAATATTGGTGCAGAGCAATGGGCATTGGGATGACAACAGAAACTATGTTGATTATGAATCAAGTGGAGAATTAATTTCGACCAAGTGCACTTTTGAGGAACTAATGAGAATAATGATGGAAGAACTCCAATGCAACCATGAATCAACACAACTACAACTGAAATATCAACTGAAGGAAGGAGGCCAACCACTACAaatcaaggatgacaaaagtctGTTGTTCTACATAAAGCTATTAACGAAGGAGGTTGATTTCACAAGGTACCCATTGTGTGTGAACAAAACCAGTAACACGGCACCACCTAACCAAACAATGGTGTGGAACAATATGATCATGGAATCGTATGAGAACAACGCAGCACAGGAAGACTTGCAGCAACCTGGAAACAACACGGCAACAACTTCCAAGCAACAACTATCTGCGCAGACGATGGGATCTGGTGAAGTTGATGCATTTTTCCTAGAAACAGACACAGTGTCATCAGAATCAACCATACAACAACCAGACaacaacagagaaaaaactacaGCAGTAGATGAAGATTTTGACTTCACCGACTATGCAAAGCTTGTGGCTGCGAAATGGTACAAAGAACTAGAAAACAACcgggaagaagaagaggaagtggacAACACAGAAATGATGATCATCAATGACAAACGACATGAAACAATAGAGAAGGGGCAAATTTACAAGGACAAAGAAACATTGATAAGTACACTATGCTACTTTGCAATCAAGAAGACATTTCAATACAAAGTAGTGAAATCTTGCACAAAAGAATACAACATAGTGTGTTTGGACACAAACTGCAAATGGAGTTTAAAGGCTACAAAAAATGGAAACACAGAAACATTCATAATAAGGAGCTACGAAGAAGAACACACATGTGCAGTTACAATAAGATTTGGAGATCAACGACAAGCTACATCAAAGTTGATAGCAGACTTTGTAAAACCAAAATTCTTGAACCTGAAAACAAAGTGCAGCCCTGCAGACATAAAGACAGAAATGAAAGACAAATACGGAATAAAGATGAATTACATGAAAGCATGGCGTAGTAAAGAGCGAGCACAAACCCAGCTACATGGAAATGCTAAAGAGTCGTACAATCTCTTGCCTAGATACCTGTACATGCTACAGAAAACAAAtccaggtaaaaaaaaatttaaaaattttactttgatAATATTTGTGAAAAAACAGTTGTTTTTGAGTTGTTATTTCGTTGAGTACATGTTGTTTGAAACAATCCTGTTTGATTAAAATTCAGGAACATTAATAGACATAGAGAAAGATGATGATGACAGTTTCAAATATGCATTTGTTGCATTGAATGCTGCTATAAAAGGTTGGCCAAACTGCAAACCAATCATCGTGGTAGACGGTACATTCCTAAAGGCCGCGTATGGAGGCACGTTGCTCACTGCCAACACACAAGATGCAGAATCTAAAATTTTTCCACTAGCATACTGCATAGTTGATTCTGAGAACGATAAATCGTGGGAGtggttcttaaaaaaaataagagaagcaTTCGGGATTCGAGAATGTCAATGCCTAATATCAGACAGACATGAAAGCATCATCAAAGCAACTAGGAAAGTGTTCCCTGAAATAACACATGGCTACTGCATCTTCCACCTCTTGTCGAAcctcaaaacaaaattcaagaaaaatgcAAAGCATTTCAGAGTGCCATTCTTTGCAGCTGCAAAAGCTTACACAGAAATGGAGTTTGAATTCCATATGAGGGAGCTAGACAACTTGGATAAGCGCATAAGACCGTACCTGGAGAAAATTGGCCATGAAAAATGGTCAAGGTATCATTCAGAAAACAACAGGTGAAAACTAATAAGGAGgataaaattaatgatatgtTCACCTATTTATAGCGTTGTATTTGCGTTGTTTTTGCGTTGCGTTTGAGTTTTTTTTCCAAAAGTAGAACTATGACAGAAACTGTCCAAATTGTAGGTACTCTACCATGACATCAAACATAGCTGAGGCACTGAACTCAGCAAATTTAGCAAAGAAGGGAAACACCGGTGACAACATTAATGGAGTGCTTCGAGGGCACAAATGCAAGAGTGGACATACAATAATAGAAAGGAGGCACAAAAATGCACAACAAGGCCGACACCATCATCCGAGAAAAACTCATAGGGAACTATGTACGATCATTGCGACTAACGGTAAGTTCGCATTATCGTTCGcataaagtaaaattaaaacgAGCTTGTGTTTGCatagttttttggttgttttaaagttggtttaaaactTGCAGTGAAACCAAAGAAACCGAGAACTCTGTTTGAGGTGATAGATGAAGACGAACAAGAATAGTAAACTTGAAGGAGAAGACGTGCACATGCAATAGATTTCAAAAAGATGAAATGCCATGTAACCATGCAAATCGCCGTCATGAAGGACTTgaacataaacacatacaactaCTGTGCACAATACTACACATCAAAAGCATGGCTGCAAACATATGAAGAAACAGTATACCTAGTTGGAAACGTAAGAGAATGGGAACTTCCagatttttttgaagaaatcaTAGTGTTGCCTCCAAAGGAGAGAATCAAGTCTGGAAGGCCGAGGAAAAGAAGAATGGCAGC
This Cannabis sativa cultivar Pink pepper isolate KNU-18-1 chromosome 6, ASM2916894v1, whole genome shotgun sequence DNA region includes the following protein-coding sequences:
- the LOC133039318 gene encoding uncharacterized protein LOC133039318 — encoded protein: MIESEGELKETEPLQILVQSNGHWDDNRNYVDYESSGELISTKCTFEELMRIMMEELQCNHESTQLQLKYQLKEGGQPLQIKDDKSLLFYIKLLTKEVDFTRYPLCVNKTSNTAPPNQTMVWNNMIMESYENNAAQEDLQQPGNNTATTSKQQLSAQTMGSGEVDAFFLETDTVSSESTIQQPDNNREKTTAVDEDFDFTDYAKLVAAKWYKELENNREEEEEVDNTEMMIINDKRHETIEKGQIYKDKETLISTLCYFAIKKTFQYKVVKSCTKEYNIVCLDTNCKWSLKATKNGNTETFIIRSYEEEHTCAVTIRFGDQRQATSKLIADFVKPKFLNLKTKCSPADIKTEMKDKYGIKMNYMKAWRSKERAQTQLHGNAKESYNLLPRYLYMLQKTNPGTLIDIEKDDDDSFKYAFVALNAAIKGWPNCKPIIVVDGTFLKAAYGGTLLTANTQDAESKIFPLAYCIVDSENDKSWEWFLKKIREAFGIRECQCLISDRHESIIKATRKVFPEITHGYCIFHLLSNLKTKFKKNAKHFRVPFFAAAKAYTEMEFEFHMRELDNLDKRIRPYLEKIGHEKWSRYHSENNRYSTMTSNIAEALNSANLAKKGNTGDNINGVLRGHKCKSGHTIIERRHKNAQQGRHHHPRKTHRELCTIIATNVKPKKPRTLFEVIDEDEQE